The Triticum urartu cultivar G1812 unplaced genomic scaffold, Tu2.1 TuUngrouped_contig_6370, whole genome shotgun sequence genome has a segment encoding these proteins:
- the LOC125530513 gene encoding cysteine-rich receptor-like protein kinase 44, producing MPRYKLGVEVVGAHGLMPKDSQGPLSARVQLRFDGHRLCTAVRENDLNPVWNERFYFDVSDPSTLDELSLEAYVYHVEKSTEGGDGSSSFLGRVQIACSTIADLSDIVISQYYKLETRLLQKHSLIRCVNGKLGLKLYLATSDSSVKALEPPPHRLMDNVICSFSAPLLQEDQSPTPHDIPLQYLKEITNNFSDERILGQGGYGVVYKGVQQNGEAIAVKKIVSFLMSSQKQFENEVYHLMMLKHRNIVRFVGYCYETKNECLEYKGKYVFAEMVEKLICLEYMPNGSLDKYISDESSGLNWSTRYKIIEGICYGLHHLHTEIDKPIIHLDLKPSNILLDDGMVPKITDFGLSRLFGQQTICTSSRDGTFGYMAPEFLHGGTMTPKSDIFSLGVLILEVITGHRDYPDVTRTPSDDFIELTVEKWRNVLQRSRGYGSLETCCEQIKKCLQVGLLCVNPDRAKRPPITNIIGVLQESESIGCVISNEAALLVDQQYG from the exons ATGCCAAGATATAAGCTTGGCGTGGAAGTTGTGGGTGCTCATGGCCTGATGCCTAAGGATAGCCAAGGTCCCTTGAGCGCCCGTGTCCAGCTTCGCTTTGATGGACATCGGCTTTGCACGGCCGTCAGGGAGAATGATCTAAACCCGGTGTGGAATGAGCGTTTTTACTTCGACGTGTCTGATCCATCAACTCTTGACGAGCTTAGTCTTGAAGCATATGTCTACCACGTCGAAAAATCCACAGAAGGTGGTGACGGATCCTCCTCCTTCCTTGGCAGGGTCCAAATTGCTTGTTCCACAATCGCGGACCTCTCTGATATTGTAATATCACAATATTACAAGTTGGAGACGCGCTTGCTGCAGAAGCATTCACTTATCCGGTGTGTCAATGGGAAGTTGGGTTTGAAATTATACCTCGCCACCAGTGATTCCTCTGTCAAAGCTTTGGAACCTCCTCCACATCGGCTGATGGATAATGTGATATGCTCCTTCTCAGCACCACTGTTGCAGGAGGATCAGAGTCCAACACCACATGATATACCATTACAATATTTGAAAGAAATCACAAACAACTTCTCTGATGAGCGAATCCTTGGTCAAGGTGGTTACGGTGTGGTATACAAG GGAGTGCAACAAAATGGGGAAGCAATTGCTGTCAAGAAGATCGTGTCTTTCTTAATGTCAAGCCAGAAACAATTTGAAAACGAGGTATATCATCTTATGATGCTTAAGCACCGCAATATAGTGCGATTTGTAGGCTACTGCTACGAAACAAAAAATGAGTGTTTAGAGTACAAGGGGAAATATGTTTTTGCTGAGATGGTGGAAAAGTTAATTTGCTTGGAGTATATGCCCAACGGAAGCCTTGATAAGTATATATCGG ATGAATCTTCTGGACTTAATTGGAGCACACGCTATAAAATAATCGAGGGGATCTGCTATGGTTTACACCATCTTCATACAGAAATTGATAAGCCTATTATTCACCTGGACCTAAAACCTTCAAACATATTGCTCGATGATGGTATGGTGCCGAAAATCACAGACTTTGGTCTGTCAAGACTGTTTGGTCAACAAACTATTTGCACCTCATCTCGTGATGGGACATT TGGTTACATGGCACCGGAATTTTTGCACGGAGGTACAATGACACCAAAATCAGATATATTCAGTTTGGGTGTACTGATCTTGGAGGTCATAACAGGACATAGGGACTACCCCGACGTTACTAGAACACCTTCAGATGACTTTATCGAGCTT ACGGTTGAGAAATGGAGAAATGTGTTGCAGAGATCACGGGGGTATGGATCCCTAGAAACATGTTGCGAGCAAATAAAGAAATGCCTCCAGGTAGGTTTATTATGCGTGAATCCTGACCGCGCCAAGAGGCCGCCAATAACAAACATTATCGGTGTGCTCCAAGAATCTGAAAGTATCGGCTGTGTCATTAGCAACGAGGCTGCGTTATTGGTGGATCAG CAATATGGGTAA